TTGGGCGGTACGCTGACGCCTCGCGAGCGTGCCCACAGCCCTGAAGTGACGGCTCTATATATAGGGCGCGCGACGCGACAAAACGCCCAACGGATAGGGGGAACCGCCAGGTGAGCACGAGTACTGGCACCGGCTTTTGCCGGGTCACAGTCGCCGCGCCGGATGCACGGATTGACGTGGCTCTGCCGGAGGACGTCGCACTCGTCGACATCTATCCGGAGATCCTGCGGCTCTCCGGCCAGTCGCAGGCGGAGGGCGCACCGACCGGCTATCACCTAGTACGCCGCGACGGCACGGTCCTTGACGCCGGACAGTCGCTCGCCCAGCAGCAGATCCTCGACGGCGACCTCCTTCTTCTGAAGCCGTTCGCCGAGTCGCTGCCGCTCCCGGTCTTCGACGATGTCTCCGACGCCGTCGCCTCCGCGGTCAAGCGCAACCGCAGCCGCTGGAGCGACGACCTCATGCGTGTCGTCGGCCTCCCCGCCGGTGTGCTGCTCCTCGTCATGATGGCGTTCGCCCTGTGGTTCTCGAACCCCGTCGACCGCGACATGCACCGTCTGCCCGGCATCATCGCCGGCGTCGTCGGCATCGTCCTGGTCGCGCTGGCCGGCGTCCGCGCCCGCGTCTACGACGACCACGGTTCCTCCATCGCGCTGGGCCTGGCCTCGCTGCCGCACCTTCTGCTCGCCGGCTCCGGCATCTTCCCCGTCGAGACGGGATCCGGCCCCGGCCGGCTGCACCTCCTCGTCGGCTGCGTGACCGTACTGATCGCGTCCGTACTCCTGGTGGTCCTGCTGCCGCGCGGTGACGCACCCTTCGTCGCCGCCGCGTTCCTGTCCGCCATCGGCACCCTCGCGGTCTTCGCCGCGATCCTCACCGACGCCGCGCCCAGCGAGGTCGCCGCCGTCACCGCCGTCGTCGCCATCGCCATGGTCGCCTGGCTGCCCGGCCTCTCCGCCCGCTTCGCCCGGCTGCCCATCGGCTACAAGTCGCCCGACCAGATCGCCAAGGGCTCGTACGACGGCGGCGGCGAGACCGAGTCCGTCGACTTCGTCAAGATCGGCAACCAGGCCAAGCGCGGCCATGAGCTGCTCCTCGGCCTCGTCGCCGGCTGCGCCGCCCTGGTCGTCGGCTCGGCCGGTGCCGTCCTCGGCTTCTCCGACAACGGCTGGGCGCAGCTGCTGGCACTGGCCGCGGGCATCACGGTCATGCTCCGGGCCCGGCTCTTCGACTACACCGCGCAGGTCGCCTGCCTGACCATCGCCGGCATCCTCACGATCGTCCTGCTCATCCTGGGCATCGCGCTGCACCCGCCGACGGACATCTTCATCGACCTCGCCCGGTTCGACGACTCCGGTCCGCTGAACATCCGCACCGTCTGGTTCTCCAGCAGCATCGCGGCGGGCGCCGCCCTCCTGGTGGGTGTCGGCCTGGTCGTCCCCCAGAAGGGCGTCACCCCCTTCTGGGGCCGGCTCTTCGACATCTTCGACGGCCTGGTCCTGCTGTCCCTGGTGCCGCTGTGCCTGGCGGTCCTCGACGTGTACGGCAAGGTGCGAGGCCTCACCGGCAGCTGAGGCAGCCGCTCACCGGCCTGTCCGCGGCCCCCCGACCACCCGGTCGGGGGGCCGTTTCCAGCTGGTACGCTGTGTGACGGCCCGGACGAGTCATCCAAGATTCCCTGTGACGTAAACCAGGGACGCTCACCGGCCGGAACCCTGAGGAGTACCGCGTGTCGCTCGACGCCGCTACGAAGAAGCAGATCATGGCCGAGTTCGCCACCAAGGAAGGTGACACCGGCTCTCCCGAGGTCCAGGTCGCGATGCTCTCCCGCCGCATCTCGGACCTGACCGAGCACCTCAAGACCCACAAGCACGACCACCACTCCCGCCGTGGTCTGCTGCTGCTCGTCGGCCAGCGCCGTCGCCTGCTGCAGTACCTGGCGAAGAAGGACATCACGCGCTTCCGCGCGCTGGTCGAGCGCCTGGGCATCCGCCGCGGCGCGGCGGGCGCCAAGTAAGACGCCGTAAAGGGAGCGGTTCCTACCGGGGGCCGCTCCCTTTGCCATATGCACCAGAAGCTCACGCCCTCTCATGGTGGACGGAAGCTTTGTAGTCTGGTGCCATAGCGCAAAAGTGAACGCGGTAGGAGCGCTCCTGGCCGCCGGTCCTCGGTAGTGGCCCCCGGACATCCCTGACGCCATGCGTCATGACTCCGGGTGCTTCGATCGAAGACCGGCCCGTACCGGCGCTCCACCGAAGACGGTCTGCTGCCACACGGGCAGCAGACGCAGACGAGGAGATATTCCTGGTGGAGAACGAGACCCACTACGCCGAAGCCGTGATCGACAACGGCTCCTTCGGCACCCGCACCATCCGCTTCGAGACGGGCCGCCTGGCCAAGCAGGCCGCCGGCTCCGCCGTGGCGTACCTGGACGACGACACCATGGTGCTGTCGGCCACCTCCGCTTCCAAGACGCCGAAGGACCAGCTGGACTTCTTCCCGCTGACCGTCGACGTCGAGGAGCGGATGTACGCAGCCGGGAAGATCCCCGGCTCCTTCTTCCGCCGTGAGGGCCGTCCCTCCGAGGACGCGATCCTCACCTGCCGGCTGATCGACCGGCCGCTGCGCCCCTCCTTCAAGAAGGGCCTGCGCAACGAGATCCAGATCGTCGAGACGGTCATGGCGCTCAACCCCGACCACCTCTACGACGTGGTCGCGATCAACGCCGCCTCCTGCTCCACGCAGCTCGCGGGCCTGCCCTTCTCCGGCCCGGTCGGCGGCACCCGTGTCGCCCTGATCAACGGCCAGTGGGTGGCGTTCCCGACCCACAGCGAGCTCGAGAACGCCGTCTTCGACATGGTCGTGGCCGGCCGCGTCCTCCCGGACGGCGACGTCGCGATCATGATGGTCGAGGCCGAGGCCACCGAGAAGACCATCCAGCTGGTCAAGGACGGCGCCGAGGCCCCGACCGAAGAGGTCGTCGCCGCCGGTCTCGAGGCCGCCAAGCCCTTCATCAAGGTCCTGTGCAAGGCGCAGTCGGACCTCGCCGCCAAGGCCGCCAAGCCCGTCGGTGAGTTCCCGATCTTCCTCGACTACCAGGACGACGTCCTGGAGGCGCTCACCGCCGCGGTCAAGGACGAGCTCTCCCAGGCGCTGACCATCGCCGGCAAGCAGGAGCGCGAGGCCGAGCTGGACCGCGTCAAGAGCGTGGCCGCCGAGAAGCTGCTCCCGCAGTTCGAGGGCCGCGAGAAGGAGATCTCCGCCGCTTACCGTTCGCTGACCAAGAACCTGGTCCGTGAGCGCGTGATCAAGGAGAAGAAGCGCATCGACGGCCGCGGCGTCACGGACATCCGTACGCTCGCCGCCGAGGTCGAGGCCATCCCGCGGGTGCACGGCTCCGCGCTGTTCGAGCGTGGCGAGACCCAGATCCTGGGCGTCACCACCCTCAACATGCTCCGCATGGAGCAGCAGCTGGACACCCTCTCCCCGGTGACCCGCAAGCGCTACATGCACAACTACAACTTCCCGCCGTACTCCGTCGGTGAGACCGGCCGCGTGGGTGCGCCCAAGCGCCGCGAGATCGGCCACGGTGCGCTCGCCGAGCGTGCCATCGTGCCGGTGCTGCCGACCCGCGAGGAGTTCCCCTACGCGATCCGCCAGGTGTCCGAGGCGCTCGGCTCCAACGGCTCGACGTCCATGGGCTCGGTCTGCGCCTCGACCATGTCGCTGCTGAACGCCGGTGTGCCCCTCAAGGCCCCGGTCGCCGGTATCGCCATGGGCCTGATCTCCCAGGAGATCGACGGCCAGACCCACTACGTCGCCCTCACCGACATCCTCGGTGCGGAGGACGCCTTCGGCGACATGGACTTCAAGGTCGCCGGCACCAAGCAGTTCGTGACCGCGCTCCAGCTCGACACCAAGCTCGACGGCATCCCCGCCTCGGTCCTGGCCGCCGCGCTGAAGCAGGCCCGTGACGCGCGTCTGCACATCCTGGACGTCATGAACGAGGCCATCGACGTTCCGGACGAGATGTCCCCGAACGCCCCGCGGATCATCACGGTCAAGATCCCGGTGGACAAGATCGGTGAGGTCATCGGCCCCAAGGGCAAGATGATCAACCAGATCCAGGAGGACACCGGCGCCGACATCACGATCGAGGACGACGGCACCATCTACATCGGTGCCGCCGACGGCCCGGCCGCCGAGGCCGCCCGCGCCACGATCAACGGCATCGCCAACCCGACCATGCCGGAGGTCGGCGAGCGCTACCTGGGCACGGTCGTCAAGACCACCACCTTCGGTGCGTTCGTCTCCCTGCTCCCGGGCAAGGACGGCCTGCTGCACATCTCGCAGATCCGCAAGCTCGCCGGTGGCAAGCGCGTGGAGAACGTCGAGGACGTGCTCGGTGTGGGCGCCAAGGTCCAGGTCGAGATCGCCGAGATCGACCAGCGCGGCAAGCTCTCCCTCATCCCCGTGATCGAGGAAGAGGACGCGGCCGAGGACACGAAGGACGACGCCGCCAAGTGACGTCCCGTACGCACACGACGACGGCCCGCACCTCTTCGGAGGGGCGGGCCGTCGCCCGTACCCAAACGCTTCTCAAGGGCACCGCGGGCGCAGGCACGGTCCGCCGGACCACCCTCCCCGGCGGCCTCCGCATCGTCACCGAGACGCTGCCGACGGTCCGCTCCGTCACCTTCGGGATCTGGGCGCACGTCGGCTCCCGAGACGAGACGCCGTCGCTCAACGGCGCCACGCACTACCTCGAGCACCTGCTCTTCAAGGGCACCGAGCGGCGCAGCGCACTGGACATCTCCGCCGCCATCGACGCGGTCGGCGGCGAGATGAACGCCTTCACCGCGAAGGAGTACACCTGCTACTACGCGCGGGTGCTGGACACCGATCTGCCGCTCGCCATCGACGTGGTGTGCGACATGCTCACCGGTTCGCTGGTCGAGGCCGAGGACGTGGACGCCGAGCGCGGGGTCATCCTCGAAGAGATCGCGATGACCGAGGACGACCCGGGCGACTGTGTGCACGACCTGTTCGCGCACACCATGCTCGGCGACACCCCGCTCGGCCGCCCGGTCCTGGGCACGGTCGACACCGTCAACGCCCTCACCCCCGAGCGCATCCGCCGCTTCTACAAGAAGCACTACGACCCCACGCACCTCGTCGTCACGGCCGCCGGCAACATCGACCACGCCAAGGTCGTCCGCCTGGTGCGCCGCGCCTTCGAGCAGGCCGGGGCCCTGGACCGGGCGGACGCCGCTCCGGTCGCGCCACGCTCCGGCACCCGCGGCATCCGTGCCGCCGGCCGCGTGGAACTGCTCAACCGCAAGACCGAGCAGGCCCATGTCATTCTCGGGATGCCGGGGATGTCGCGCTCCGACGACCGGCGCTGGGCCATGGGTGTGCTGAACACCGCCCTGGGCGGCGGGATGAGCTCCCGCCTCTTCCAGGAGGTCCGTGAGAAGCGCGGTCTGGCCTACAGCGTGTACTCGTACACCTCCGGGTTCGCCGACTGCGGGCTGTTCGGTGTCTATGCCGGCTGCCGCCCGAGCCAGGTGCACGACGTCCTCAAGATCTGCCGCGACGAACTCGACCAGGTGGCGTCCCACAGCCTCACCGACGACGAGATCCGCCGCGCGATCGGACAGCTGCGCGGGTCCACCGTCCTCGGCCTGGAGGACAGCGGCGCGCTCATGCACCGCCTCGGCAAGAGCGAGCTGTGCTGGGGCGAGCAGATGTCGGTCGACGAGATGCTCACGCGGATCGCGGCCGTCACTCCGGACGAGGTGCGCGAGGTGGCCCGCGATGTGCTGGGCAACCGCCCCTCGCTGTCCGTCATCGGCCCCCTGAAGGACCGGCAGGCGGCCCGGCTGGACGACGTCGTCGCCTAGGCCCCCGCCGCGGCGAACCACCGAAAGAGAGACGGGAAACGATGAGCAAGCTGCGCGTGGCCGTACTGGGAGCCCAGGGGCGCATCGGCTCCGAGGCCGTACGGGCCGTCGAGGCCGCCGAGGACATGGAGCTGGTCGCCGGCCTCGGCCGGGGCGACAAGCTGGAGACACTGGTCGAGACCGGTGCCCAGGTCGTGGTCGAGCTGACCAACCCCGGCGCGGTGATGGGCAACCTCGACTTCTGTGTGCGTCATGGCATCCATGCGGTGGTCGGGACGACCGGGTGGACCGACGAGCGCCTCGCGCAGCTGCGCACCTCGCTCGCCGCCTCGCCCGGGGCGGGCGTGCTCATCGCCCCGAACTTCTCCATCGGCGCGGTGCTGACCATGCGGTTCGCCCAGCAGGCGGCCCGCTTCTTCGAGTCGGCCGAGGTCATCGAGCTGCACCACCCGAAGAAGGCGGACGCCCCGTCCGGCACCGCCGCCCGCACCGCCCAGCTGATCGCCCAGGCCCGTGAGGAGGCCGGCTGCGATCCGCAGCCGGACGCCACCACCACCGCGCTGGACGGCGCCCGCGGTGCGGATGTGGACGGCATCCCCGTGCACTCCGTACGGCTGCGCGGTCTGCTGGCGCACCAGGAGGTGCTCCTCGGCGGGGAGGGCGAGACGCTCACCATCCGCCATGACTCCCTGCACCACAGCAGCTTCATGCCGGGCATCCTGCTCGGTGTGCGCCGCGTGGTCTCCACTCCGGGCCTGACCGTGGGCCTGGAAAACTTCCTCGACCTGGACTGACGGGTATGGGCGGAAAGATCACGTACTTCTTCCTCGCCACCGTGCTCGTCATCGTGTTCGGCGTGGTGGCGCTGGAAGGCGTGCTCCTGCTGATGACCGGCGAGCCGGCTGCCATGGGCATGGGCGCGGTGGCCTTCCTGCTGCCGGGCATCGGTGGCTGGTTCCTCTGGCACAACACCCGCTTCGCCCGCAACGCCCACCGGCTGGCGCACGCCCTGGAAGCCGAGGGCGGACTCCCGGTCGACGAGCTGGAGCGGACTCCC
This Streptomyces decoyicus DNA region includes the following protein-coding sequences:
- the eccD gene encoding type VII secretion integral membrane protein EccD → MSTSTGTGFCRVTVAAPDARIDVALPEDVALVDIYPEILRLSGQSQAEGAPTGYHLVRRDGTVLDAGQSLAQQQILDGDLLLLKPFAESLPLPVFDDVSDAVASAVKRNRSRWSDDLMRVVGLPAGVLLLVMMAFALWFSNPVDRDMHRLPGIIAGVVGIVLVALAGVRARVYDDHGSSIALGLASLPHLLLAGSGIFPVETGSGPGRLHLLVGCVTVLIASVLLVVLLPRGDAPFVAAAFLSAIGTLAVFAAILTDAAPSEVAAVTAVVAIAMVAWLPGLSARFARLPIGYKSPDQIAKGSYDGGGETESVDFVKIGNQAKRGHELLLGLVAGCAALVVGSAGAVLGFSDNGWAQLLALAAGITVMLRARLFDYTAQVACLTIAGILTIVLLILGIALHPPTDIFIDLARFDDSGPLNIRTVWFSSSIAAGAALLVGVGLVVPQKGVTPFWGRLFDIFDGLVLLSLVPLCLAVLDVYGKVRGLTGS
- the rpsO gene encoding 30S ribosomal protein S15 yields the protein MSLDAATKKQIMAEFATKEGDTGSPEVQVAMLSRRISDLTEHLKTHKHDHHSRRGLLLLVGQRRRLLQYLAKKDITRFRALVERLGIRRGAAGAK
- a CDS encoding polyribonucleotide nucleotidyltransferase: MENETHYAEAVIDNGSFGTRTIRFETGRLAKQAAGSAVAYLDDDTMVLSATSASKTPKDQLDFFPLTVDVEERMYAAGKIPGSFFRREGRPSEDAILTCRLIDRPLRPSFKKGLRNEIQIVETVMALNPDHLYDVVAINAASCSTQLAGLPFSGPVGGTRVALINGQWVAFPTHSELENAVFDMVVAGRVLPDGDVAIMMVEAEATEKTIQLVKDGAEAPTEEVVAAGLEAAKPFIKVLCKAQSDLAAKAAKPVGEFPIFLDYQDDVLEALTAAVKDELSQALTIAGKQEREAELDRVKSVAAEKLLPQFEGREKEISAAYRSLTKNLVRERVIKEKKRIDGRGVTDIRTLAAEVEAIPRVHGSALFERGETQILGVTTLNMLRMEQQLDTLSPVTRKRYMHNYNFPPYSVGETGRVGAPKRREIGHGALAERAIVPVLPTREEFPYAIRQVSEALGSNGSTSMGSVCASTMSLLNAGVPLKAPVAGIAMGLISQEIDGQTHYVALTDILGAEDAFGDMDFKVAGTKQFVTALQLDTKLDGIPASVLAAALKQARDARLHILDVMNEAIDVPDEMSPNAPRIITVKIPVDKIGEVIGPKGKMINQIQEDTGADITIEDDGTIYIGAADGPAAEAARATINGIANPTMPEVGERYLGTVVKTTTFGAFVSLLPGKDGLLHISQIRKLAGGKRVENVEDVLGVGAKVQVEIAEIDQRGKLSLIPVIEEEDAAEDTKDDAAK
- a CDS encoding M16 family metallopeptidase translates to MTSRTHTTTARTSSEGRAVARTQTLLKGTAGAGTVRRTTLPGGLRIVTETLPTVRSVTFGIWAHVGSRDETPSLNGATHYLEHLLFKGTERRSALDISAAIDAVGGEMNAFTAKEYTCYYARVLDTDLPLAIDVVCDMLTGSLVEAEDVDAERGVILEEIAMTEDDPGDCVHDLFAHTMLGDTPLGRPVLGTVDTVNALTPERIRRFYKKHYDPTHLVVTAAGNIDHAKVVRLVRRAFEQAGALDRADAAPVAPRSGTRGIRAAGRVELLNRKTEQAHVILGMPGMSRSDDRRWAMGVLNTALGGGMSSRLFQEVREKRGLAYSVYSYTSGFADCGLFGVYAGCRPSQVHDVLKICRDELDQVASHSLTDDEIRRAIGQLRGSTVLGLEDSGALMHRLGKSELCWGEQMSVDEMLTRIAAVTPDEVREVARDVLGNRPSLSVIGPLKDRQAARLDDVVA
- the dapB gene encoding 4-hydroxy-tetrahydrodipicolinate reductase; this encodes MSKLRVAVLGAQGRIGSEAVRAVEAAEDMELVAGLGRGDKLETLVETGAQVVVELTNPGAVMGNLDFCVRHGIHAVVGTTGWTDERLAQLRTSLAASPGAGVLIAPNFSIGAVLTMRFAQQAARFFESAEVIELHHPKKADAPSGTAARTAQLIAQAREEAGCDPQPDATTTALDGARGADVDGIPVHSVRLRGLLAHQEVLLGGEGETLTIRHDSLHHSSFMPGILLGVRRVVSTPGLTVGLENFLDLD
- a CDS encoding tetratricopeptide repeat protein, with the protein product MGGKITYFFLATVLVIVFGVVALEGVLLLMTGEPAAMGMGAVAFLLPGIGGWFLWHNTRFARNAHRLAHALEAEGGLPVDELERTPGGRIDRDAADAVFARRQAETEDAPGDWRTWFRLAVAYHDARDTPRARKAMQRAIALHDNKPVPAA